A window from Chitinophaga filiformis encodes these proteins:
- a CDS encoding solute:sodium symporter family transporter — MNVGALLSFLLVTILVAVISWYKTRKENLQTAAGLFFANRNLGFLVVGGALFFTNISAVQFIGENELVYTNNMSVMAWGLSSVLAMLLVSEFIMPVYLRSGISTTPDFLEERYDIGTKRFVSVIFLISYIVNMLPSVLYSGAIAFNGLFGLSDALHISYWATIWILVWLIGLIGCLYTVLGGLKAVAISDTVLGVGMFAGGILLPYVALKYLGHGSAGTGLEMLLASRRDHFNAIGGPKDAVPFPTIFTGMFLVNLYYWGTEQYIVQQALASRSLAESQKGIAVACLGKIISPLLLNIPGLIAVQLYPHLSNTAEVFPRIVSDVSSPVLTGFIAAITFGAALTTFNAGLNSTSTLFVLNLYKPFKAWRRETVSEHEVVRVSRRFELLVCLLAMLIAPFIVFAEQGLYTYIQTVSGLFSVPIFTILVVGLLHRRMPAIAAKVGLTFFIVTYSVSQLFVNTGLHFLHVLAILFVATVLLMLVIGALFPRSEPFVQQWNNVVDLQPWKRRHVYTILLLLAMVALFVVFSPLGLARWRP; from the coding sequence ATGAACGTTGGCGCCTTACTGAGTTTCCTGCTGGTTACCATCCTGGTGGCGGTGATCTCCTGGTATAAAACCCGGAAAGAGAACCTGCAGACTGCTGCGGGCCTTTTTTTCGCCAACCGTAACCTGGGATTCCTGGTAGTAGGAGGAGCCCTCTTCTTTACCAATATCAGCGCAGTACAGTTCATTGGCGAGAATGAACTGGTATACACCAACAACATGAGCGTCATGGCCTGGGGACTGTCTTCCGTACTGGCCATGTTGTTAGTCTCCGAGTTTATCATGCCGGTATATCTCCGCAGCGGCATTTCCACTACCCCCGACTTCCTCGAAGAACGTTACGATATTGGCACCAAACGTTTTGTATCAGTCATTTTCCTGATCAGTTATATCGTCAATATGTTACCCTCTGTGCTGTACAGCGGGGCTATAGCATTTAACGGCCTGTTTGGTTTATCAGATGCGCTGCATATCAGTTACTGGGCCACTATCTGGATACTGGTCTGGCTCATAGGACTGATCGGTTGTCTTTATACAGTGCTGGGGGGATTGAAGGCCGTGGCCATTTCAGACACAGTATTGGGCGTTGGGATGTTTGCAGGAGGTATATTGTTACCTTATGTGGCGCTGAAATACCTGGGGCACGGTTCTGCCGGCACAGGTCTTGAAATGCTGCTGGCCTCACGGCGGGATCACTTTAATGCCATTGGTGGCCCTAAGGATGCGGTGCCTTTTCCCACCATCTTCACCGGCATGTTCCTGGTAAACCTTTATTATTGGGGTACCGAACAATACATCGTACAGCAGGCGCTGGCCTCACGTAGTCTGGCCGAAAGCCAGAAGGGCATCGCAGTGGCATGCCTGGGTAAGATCATCTCACCCTTATTGCTGAATATTCCCGGCCTGATCGCTGTGCAGCTCTACCCACACCTGAGTAATACGGCAGAAGTATTCCCGCGGATCGTCAGCGATGTCAGCTCTCCGGTACTGACAGGCTTTATCGCGGCTATCACCTTTGGAGCAGCGCTGACCACCTTCAATGCAGGATTGAACAGTACCAGCACCCTCTTCGTGCTGAACCTGTACAAACCATTCAAGGCATGGCGCCGGGAAACGGTGAGTGAACATGAGGTGGTGCGGGTAAGCAGGCGATTTGAATTACTGGTATGCCTGCTGGCAATGCTGATAGCACCCTTTATTGTCTTTGCCGAACAGGGACTGTACACGTATATTCAGACAGTGAGCGGCTTATTCAGTGTACCTATTTTTACCATTCTGGTAGTAGGATTGTTGCACAGGCGGATGCCTGCTATCGCAGCAAAGGTTGGATTGACCTTTTTCATTGTCACCTATTCGGTGTCCCAACTCTTTGTAAATACCGGCTTGCATTTTCTGCACGTACTCGCTATTTTATTTGTAGCAACGGTATTGCTGATGCTGGTAATTGGTGCATTGTTTCCCCGTAGCGAACCTTTCGTACAGCAATGGAATAATGTAGTGGATCTTCAGCCCTGGAAAAGGCGGCATGTATATACCATATTACTCTTACTGGCTATGGTAGCGCTGTTCGTCGTGTTTTCACCACTGGGACTGGCGAGGTGGCGGCCTTAA
- a CDS encoding substrate-binding domain-containing protein gives MNTIFEKIQELDDIPSYSKHERFVEGIVNAINEKIICVGDALPSVNAMISGLGYARETVIKGYRELQNRGLIESKNRLGYFVSDDNTQQSLKVALLMYTIDTFQEQFYRSFRNELGPNVHLDVFFHHGNIEVFETMFAMVRNRHYGMYVISPIHHPRTRELLNTIPRQKLLMFDRYEPLEGDFQYVVQEFEKSSYTIFEELAPVIKKFDKMVFFHNPDSLFPPEIVKSFQRFIKAHHIKGKVLREYEPGSVEKGVVYYVNENAELWNLLRDCAAKKIKPGKDIGILSHNDEPVKELVGNGITTYSVSFSDMGKRAAQAVLSREPVHEVLPTKLIRRNSL, from the coding sequence ATGAATACGATTTTTGAAAAGATACAGGAACTCGATGACATACCTTCCTACTCAAAGCACGAGCGCTTTGTGGAAGGGATTGTCAATGCTATCAATGAGAAAATCATCTGTGTGGGCGATGCCCTGCCTTCTGTGAATGCTATGATCTCCGGTTTGGGCTATGCCCGGGAAACCGTGATCAAGGGTTACCGGGAGCTGCAGAACCGCGGACTGATAGAGTCCAAGAATCGCCTGGGGTACTTTGTCTCTGACGATAATACCCAGCAGTCGCTCAAGGTAGCCTTGCTCATGTATACGATCGACACCTTCCAGGAACAATTCTACCGCAGCTTCCGCAATGAGCTGGGGCCGAATGTACACCTGGACGTATTCTTCCACCATGGTAACATAGAGGTGTTTGAAACCATGTTTGCCATGGTAAGGAACCGCCACTATGGTATGTATGTGATTTCTCCTATCCATCATCCCCGCACAAGGGAGTTGCTGAACACCATACCCCGTCAGAAATTGCTGATGTTTGACCGTTATGAACCGCTGGAAGGAGATTTCCAGTATGTCGTGCAGGAATTTGAAAAGTCTTCCTATACCATTTTCGAAGAACTGGCCCCGGTGATTAAGAAGTTTGATAAGATGGTATTCTTCCACAATCCGGATTCTCTTTTCCCGCCCGAGATAGTAAAGTCCTTCCAGCGGTTCATAAAGGCGCATCATATTAAAGGAAAGGTATTACGCGAATATGAGCCTGGCTCTGTTGAAAAGGGCGTCGTATATTATGTGAATGAGAACGCAGAGCTCTGGAACCTGTTAAGGGACTGTGCAGCAAAAAAAATAAAACCGGGTAAGGATATTGGTATACTTTCGCACAACGATGAGCCGGTAAAAGAGCTCGTTGGCAATGGTATCACTACGTATTCTGTCAGCTTCAGTGATATGGGGAAACGGGCTGCACAGGCAGTCCTGAGCCGGGAACCGGTACACGAGGTCCTTCCCACGAAGCTGATCAGACGTAACTCGCTTTGA